In Stenotrophomonas sp. ASS1, the following proteins share a genomic window:
- a CDS encoding 2-oxoglutarate dehydrogenase E1 component, whose protein sequence is MDNQLKQFAQSSQLAGGNASYVEDLYEQYLVSPDSVDPKWKAYFDGFKGREAGDIPHSAVISHIADAAKDALKAGTGNGAGDERERNVGRLITAYRSRGHLDARLDPLGLAAPVNTPDLGLPFHSLSDGDLNSEFSTGGVGGQPRMKLRDLLARLKATYTGSIGAEFMHISEVEQRQWIYKKLELAGGNYQLDADTQRRTLERLTAAEGLERYLHTKYVGQKRFSLEGGDSLIPMMDTIIRSAGKDGVKDVVIGMAHRGRLNVLVNTLGKNPRKLFDEFEGKFEHDEHASAGDVKYHMGFSADVATDGGPVHLALAFNPSHLEIADPVVAGSVRSRQERRKDTARKQVMPILIHGDAAFSGQGVVMELFQMSQARGFAVGGTVHIVVNNQVGFTTSNPLDTRSTRYATDVAKMIAAPVLHVNGDDPEAVVFAAQLAFEFRQTFAKDVVIDLMCYRRWGHNEADEPAITQPLMYQVIRKHATTREMYAEQLEKAGVIAAGAGKAMVDAYREKLDAGEVTTELAKVEKTPPTSPLFVDWPKLLEGKLSDPISTKVEKNKLVELAKLINTIPDEVQLHSRVAKVYDDRRKMAAGEIPGDWGFAENLAYATLLDEGSALRLVGQDVGRGTFTHRHAILHDQKTDNYYMPLRQLVDSPEKATVIDSLLSEEAVMAYEYGFSTTDPNTLCIWEGQFGDFANGAQVVIDQFIAAGEAKWGRISGLTLLLPHGYEGQGPEHSSARLERFLQLCALENMLVVVPSTPAQAFHMLRRQQHLTTRKPLVVMSPKSLLRHKLAVSTLDELANGEFQHLIGDANADAKKVKRVVLCSGKVYYDLLEDQTKRGQDDVAIIRVEQLYPFPRALLAAELKKYGKATDVVWTQEEPQNQGAWYQIRHHLQFCLADGQNLHYAGRARSASPAAGHMADHVREQQQLVADALVNPFNDTFAE, encoded by the coding sequence GTGGACAATCAACTGAAGCAGTTTGCGCAATCTTCGCAACTCGCCGGCGGCAACGCCTCCTATGTCGAGGACCTGTACGAGCAGTACCTGGTCTCCCCGGATAGTGTCGATCCCAAATGGAAAGCCTACTTCGACGGCTTCAAGGGCCGTGAAGCAGGTGACATTCCGCACTCGGCCGTCATCTCCCACATTGCGGACGCGGCCAAGGATGCGCTGAAGGCCGGTACCGGCAACGGTGCAGGCGACGAGCGCGAGCGCAATGTCGGTCGTCTGATCACTGCCTACCGTTCGCGCGGCCACCTGGACGCCCGCCTCGATCCGCTGGGCCTGGCCGCACCGGTCAACACCCCGGACCTGGGCCTGCCGTTCCACAGCCTGTCCGATGGCGACCTCAACAGCGAGTTCAGCACCGGCGGCGTCGGTGGCCAGCCGCGCATGAAGCTGCGCGACCTGCTGGCACGCCTGAAGGCGACCTACACCGGCTCGATCGGTGCGGAGTTCATGCACATCTCCGAGGTCGAGCAGCGCCAGTGGATCTACAAGAAGCTGGAACTGGCCGGTGGCAACTACCAGCTGGACGCTGATACCCAGCGCCGCACCCTGGAGCGCCTGACCGCGGCTGAAGGCCTGGAGCGCTACCTGCACACCAAGTACGTCGGCCAGAAGCGCTTCTCGCTGGAAGGCGGCGACTCGCTGATCCCGATGATGGACACCATCATCCGCAGCGCCGGCAAGGATGGCGTCAAGGACGTGGTGATCGGCATGGCCCACCGCGGCCGCCTGAACGTGCTGGTCAACACCCTGGGCAAGAATCCGCGCAAGCTGTTCGACGAATTCGAAGGCAAGTTCGAGCACGACGAGCACGCCTCGGCCGGTGACGTGAAGTACCACATGGGCTTCTCCGCCGACGTCGCCACCGATGGCGGCCCGGTGCACCTGGCGCTGGCGTTCAACCCGTCGCACCTGGAAATCGCCGACCCGGTCGTGGCCGGTTCCGTGCGTTCGCGCCAGGAGCGCCGCAAGGACACCGCGCGCAAGCAGGTCATGCCCATCCTGATCCACGGCGACGCGGCCTTCTCCGGCCAGGGCGTGGTCATGGAACTGTTCCAGATGTCGCAGGCCCGCGGCTTCGCCGTCGGCGGCACCGTGCACATCGTGGTCAACAACCAGGTTGGCTTCACCACCTCCAACCCGCTGGATACGCGTTCCACGCGCTATGCCACCGACGTGGCGAAGATGATCGCCGCCCCGGTGCTGCACGTGAACGGCGATGATCCGGAAGCCGTTGTGTTCGCCGCTCAGCTGGCCTTCGAGTTCCGCCAGACGTTCGCCAAGGACGTGGTCATCGACCTGATGTGCTACCGCCGTTGGGGCCACAACGAGGCCGACGAACCGGCGATCACCCAGCCACTGATGTACCAGGTGATCCGCAAGCACGCCACCACCCGCGAGATGTACGCCGAGCAGCTGGAAAAGGCGGGCGTGATCGCCGCCGGTGCCGGCAAGGCGATGGTCGATGCCTACCGCGAGAAGCTGGATGCCGGTGAAGTGACCACCGAGCTGGCCAAGGTCGAGAAGACCCCGCCGACCAGCCCGCTGTTCGTCGATTGGCCGAAGCTGCTGGAAGGCAAGCTGTCCGACCCGATCTCGACCAAGGTCGAGAAGAACAAGCTGGTCGAACTGGCCAAGCTGATCAACACCATTCCGGACGAAGTGCAGCTGCACTCGCGCGTGGCCAAGGTCTACGACGACCGCCGCAAGATGGCCGCTGGCGAGATCCCGGGCGACTGGGGCTTTGCCGAGAACCTGGCGTACGCCACCCTGCTCGACGAAGGCAGTGCCCTGCGCCTGGTCGGCCAGGACGTGGGTCGCGGTACGTTCACGCACCGCCACGCGATCCTGCACGACCAGAAGACCGACAACTACTACATGCCGCTGCGGCAGCTGGTGGATTCGCCGGAGAAGGCCACCGTCATCGATTCGCTGCTGAGCGAAGAAGCGGTGATGGCCTACGAGTACGGCTTCTCCACCACCGATCCGAACACGCTGTGCATCTGGGAAGGCCAGTTCGGCGACTTCGCCAACGGTGCCCAGGTCGTCATCGACCAGTTCATCGCCGCCGGTGAGGCCAAGTGGGGCCGCATCTCCGGCCTGACCCTGCTGCTGCCGCATGGCTATGAAGGTCAGGGCCCGGAACACAGCTCGGCGCGCCTGGAGCGCTTCCTGCAGCTGTGCGCGCTGGAGAACATGCTGGTGGTGGTGCCGTCGACCCCGGCACAGGCCTTCCACATGCTGCGTCGCCAGCAGCACCTGACCACCCGCAAGCCGCTGGTGGTGATGTCGCCGAAGTCGCTGCTGCGCCACAAGCTGGCCGTGTCGACCCTGGACGAACTGGCCAACGGCGAGTTCCAGCACCTGATCGGCGACGCCAACGCGGACGCCAAGAAGGTCAAGCGCGTGGTGCTGTGCTCGGGCAAGGTCTACTACGACCTGCTGGAAGACCAGACCAAGCGTGGCCAGGACGACGTGGCGATCATCCGCGTGGAGCAGCTGTACCCGTTCCCGCGTGCGCTGCTGGCTGCCGAACTGAAGAAGTACGGCAAGGCCACCGACGTGGTGTGGACGCAGGAAGAACCGCAGAACCAGGGTGCGTGGTACCAGATCCGCCACCACCTGCAGTTCTGCCTGGCCGATGGCCAGAACCTGCACTACGCCGGTCGCGCACGTTCGGCTTCGCCGGCTGCCGGTCACATGGCTGACCACGTCCGCGAACAGCAGCAGCTGGTCGCCGATGCACTGGTCAACCCGTTCAACGACACGTTCGCTGAATAA
- the sucB gene encoding dihydrolipoyllysine-residue succinyltransferase, translating into MATEVKAPVLPESVADGTIATWHKKVGDAVKRDENLLDLETDKVVLEVPSPVDGVLKEIKFAEGSTVTSSQVVAIIEEGAVAAAPAPAAEEKKAEAAPAAAAPAAAAAPAPAAKSAADTLPPGARFTAITEGVNPADVDGTGRRGAVTKEDIVNFARNGGAGKAGGARPEERVPMTRIRKRIAERLMESKNSTAMLTTFNEVDLSKVSAARKELQDEFVKAHGIKLGFMSFFVKAAANALQRFPLVNASIDGDDIIYHGYSDISIAVSTEKGLVTPVLRNVERMSFADIEKTIADYAKKARDGKLSLEELQGGTFTVTNGGTFGSLLSTPIINPPQSAILGMHAIKERPIAQNGQVVIAPMMYLALSYDHRIIDGKDSVQFLVDIKNQLENPGRMLFGL; encoded by the coding sequence ATGGCCACCGAAGTCAAAGCCCCGGTACTGCCCGAATCCGTCGCCGACGGCACCATCGCCACCTGGCACAAGAAGGTGGGCGACGCCGTCAAGCGCGACGAAAACCTGCTTGACCTGGAAACCGACAAGGTCGTCCTGGAAGTGCCGTCGCCGGTCGACGGCGTGCTCAAGGAAATCAAGTTCGCCGAAGGCTCGACCGTGACCTCCAGCCAGGTCGTGGCGATCATCGAGGAAGGCGCCGTCGCTGCTGCCCCGGCTCCGGCCGCTGAAGAGAAGAAGGCCGAGGCCGCTCCGGCCGCCGCTGCGCCGGCCGCTGCCGCCGCTCCGGCCCCGGCTGCCAAGTCGGCCGCCGACACCCTGCCGCCGGGCGCCCGCTTCACCGCCATCACCGAAGGCGTGAACCCGGCCGACGTCGACGGCACCGGCCGTCGCGGCGCAGTGACCAAGGAAGACATCGTCAACTTCGCCCGCAACGGCGGCGCCGGCAAGGCCGGTGGCGCACGTCCGGAAGAGCGCGTGCCGATGACCCGCATCCGCAAGCGCATCGCCGAGCGCCTGATGGAGTCGAAGAACTCCACCGCCATGCTGACCACCTTCAACGAAGTCGACCTGTCCAAGGTCTCGGCGGCGCGCAAGGAACTGCAGGACGAGTTCGTCAAGGCACACGGCATCAAGCTGGGCTTCATGAGCTTCTTCGTGAAGGCCGCTGCCAATGCCCTGCAGCGCTTCCCGCTGGTCAACGCCTCGATCGACGGCGACGACATCATCTACCACGGCTACTCGGACATCTCGATCGCCGTGTCGACCGAGAAGGGCCTGGTCACGCCGGTGCTGCGCAACGTCGAGCGCATGTCGTTCGCCGACATCGAGAAGACCATCGCCGACTACGCCAAGAAGGCCCGTGACGGCAAGCTGAGCCTGGAAGAACTGCAGGGCGGCACCTTCACCGTGACCAACGGCGGCACCTTCGGTTCGCTGCTGTCGACCCCGATCATCAACCCGCCGCAGAGCGCCATCCTGGGCATGCATGCCATCAAGGAGCGTCCGATCGCCCAGAACGGCCAGGTCGTGATCGCGCCGATGATGTACCTGGCGCTGTCGTACGACCACCGCATCATCGACGGCAAGGACTCGGTGCAGTTCCTGGTGGACATCAAGAACCAGCTGGAAAACCCGGGCCGCATGCTGTTCGGCCTGTAA
- the lpdA gene encoding dihydrolipoyl dehydrogenase, with amino-acid sequence MAEQFDVVVIGAGPAGYHAAIRAAQLGLKTACIDAALGKDGKPALGGTCLRVGCIPSKALLDSSRQFWNMGHIFGDHGISFKDAKIDVEAMVGRKDKIVKQFTGGIGMLFKANKVAAYYGFGELQPGNVVKVTQHDGSIVELKGTNVIIAAGSDSIELPFAKFDGETIVDNVGGLDFTEVPNRLAVIGAGVIGLELGSVWKRLGAEVTILEALPDFLAVADAEVAKTAAKEFKKQGLDIRLGAKVSKTEITGKGKKKEVVVTYTDSEGEKTLTVDKLLVAVGRRAATKGLLAEGTGVKINERGQIEVDAHCHTGVNGVWAVGDCVRGPMLAHKGFEEGIAVAELIAGLPGHVNFDTIPWVIYTEPELAWVGKTEAQLKAEGIPYKAGSFPFAANGRAVAMIEPAGFVKILAHAETDRILGMHLVGANVSELVHEGVLTMEFSGSADDLARICHAHPSLSEVIHDAAMAVSKRAIHKAN; translated from the coding sequence ATGGCTGAACAATTCGACGTCGTAGTCATCGGTGCCGGCCCGGCCGGTTACCACGCTGCCATCCGCGCGGCACAGCTGGGCCTGAAGACCGCCTGCATCGACGCAGCGCTGGGCAAGGACGGCAAGCCGGCCCTCGGCGGCACCTGCCTGCGCGTGGGCTGCATCCCGTCCAAGGCGCTGCTGGATTCCTCGCGCCAGTTCTGGAACATGGGCCACATCTTTGGCGACCACGGCATCAGCTTCAAGGATGCCAAGATCGACGTCGAGGCGATGGTTGGCCGCAAGGACAAGATCGTCAAGCAGTTCACCGGCGGCATCGGCATGCTGTTCAAGGCCAACAAGGTCGCCGCCTACTACGGCTTCGGCGAACTGCAGCCGGGCAACGTGGTCAAGGTCACCCAGCATGACGGTTCCATCGTCGAGCTGAAGGGCACCAACGTCATCATCGCCGCCGGTTCGGATTCGATCGAACTGCCGTTCGCCAAGTTCGACGGCGAGACCATCGTCGACAACGTCGGCGGCCTGGACTTCACCGAAGTGCCGAACCGCCTGGCCGTGATCGGCGCCGGCGTGATCGGCCTGGAACTGGGCAGCGTGTGGAAGCGCCTGGGCGCTGAAGTCACCATCCTGGAAGCACTGCCGGACTTCCTGGCCGTGGCCGACGCCGAAGTGGCCAAGACCGCTGCCAAGGAATTCAAGAAGCAGGGCCTGGACATCCGCCTCGGCGCCAAGGTCTCCAAGACCGAGATCACCGGCAAGGGCAAGAAGAAGGAAGTCGTTGTCACCTACACCGACAGCGAAGGCGAAAAGACCCTGACCGTGGACAAGCTGCTGGTGGCCGTTGGCCGTCGCGCCGCCACCAAGGGCCTGCTGGCCGAAGGCACCGGCGTCAAGATCAACGAGCGCGGCCAGATCGAAGTCGATGCGCACTGCCACACCGGCGTCAACGGCGTGTGGGCGGTCGGCGACTGCGTGCGCGGCCCGATGCTGGCGCACAAGGGCTTCGAGGAAGGCATCGCGGTGGCTGAGCTGATCGCCGGCCTGCCGGGCCACGTCAACTTCGACACCATCCCGTGGGTCATCTACACCGAGCCGGAGCTGGCATGGGTCGGCAAGACCGAAGCACAGCTGAAGGCCGAAGGCATTCCGTACAAGGCCGGCAGCTTCCCGTTCGCCGCCAACGGCCGTGCCGTGGCGATGATCGAGCCGGCAGGCTTCGTGAAGATCCTGGCCCATGCCGAAACCGACCGCATCCTCGGCATGCACCTGGTCGGCGCCAACGTCTCCGAGCTGGTGCACGAAGGCGTGCTGACCATGGAGTTCAGCGGCTCGGCCGATGACCTGGCCCGCATCTGCCACGCTCACCCGTCGCTGTCGGAAGTGATCCACGACGCCGCGATGGCGGTCAGCAAGCGCGCCATCCACAAGGCGAACTGA
- a CDS encoding alkaline phosphatase D family protein, which produces MRGPVDPESRRRLLRMAWQGAGAAIALAAMPGLATAGPRPRLGRDPFTLGVAAGDPDPQGAVLWTRLAPDPLNGGGMPSRAVPVRWFVAEDPGMRRLVQRGTAAAVPELAHSVHVEVNGLRPGRDYYYRFACDGDEESAVGHFRTAPPLDTQLQQLRLALCTCQAWNSGYYPVLRDIAQSDVDLVLHAGDYLYEYSPLQNARGRALDAQRFSGETVSLERYRDQYALYKLDPDLQAAHAAHAFAVIWDDHEVQNDYSGVHPEKPGVSTEDFIIRRAAAYRAFYEHLPMRSTPAGNGGLRVHRRLRYGDLAQLTLLDCRQFRPANPCGVGESPRCDAALDPRMSMLGTGQEAWFAQSMAAAQGTRWNVVVQQLLMAQLRLDGGTPRERFWNDAWDGYPAARNRLLQAMQAGGQGNAIVLGGDWHSTFVNDLKLDFDAASAPVVATEFIAPAISSGGDDTPYGPYYGPSIPQNPHIRYFDGDRRGWWKLQLNRQTVDAELRFADSVLRADAVVRTAARFQVTHGRPGAVPV; this is translated from the coding sequence ATGCGCGGGCCTGTCGATCCGGAAAGCCGTCGTCGCCTGCTGCGCATGGCGTGGCAGGGCGCGGGGGCGGCGATCGCGCTGGCGGCGATGCCGGGGTTGGCCACGGCCGGCCCACGGCCGCGGCTGGGGCGCGATCCGTTCACCCTCGGTGTCGCCGCCGGTGATCCGGATCCACAGGGGGCCGTATTGTGGACGCGGCTGGCACCGGACCCGCTCAATGGCGGCGGCATGCCGTCGCGGGCGGTGCCGGTGCGCTGGTTCGTGGCCGAGGACCCGGGCATGCGCCGGCTGGTGCAGCGGGGGACTGCGGCCGCGGTGCCCGAGCTGGCGCATTCGGTGCACGTGGAGGTCAACGGCCTGCGCCCGGGCCGTGACTACTACTATCGTTTCGCCTGCGATGGCGACGAGGAGAGCGCGGTCGGCCACTTCCGCACCGCGCCGCCGCTGGACACGCAACTGCAGCAGCTTCGGTTGGCCCTGTGCACCTGCCAGGCCTGGAACAGCGGCTACTACCCGGTGCTGCGCGATATCGCGCAGAGTGATGTCGACCTGGTGCTGCATGCGGGTGACTACCTGTACGAATACAGCCCGCTGCAGAACGCGCGTGGTCGTGCGCTGGATGCGCAACGCTTCAGTGGCGAGACCGTCAGCCTGGAGCGCTACCGTGACCAGTACGCGCTGTACAAGCTCGATCCGGATCTGCAGGCCGCGCATGCCGCACACGCGTTCGCGGTGATCTGGGACGACCATGAAGTACAGAACGATTACTCCGGCGTCCACCCGGAAAAGCCCGGCGTATCAACGGAGGACTTCATCATCCGCCGCGCCGCCGCCTACCGCGCGTTCTACGAGCATCTGCCGATGCGCAGCACACCTGCGGGCAACGGCGGCCTGCGCGTGCATCGGCGCCTGCGTTACGGCGATCTGGCGCAGCTGACCCTGCTCGATTGCCGCCAGTTCCGCCCGGCCAATCCCTGTGGCGTGGGCGAGTCGCCACGCTGTGATGCTGCACTGGACCCGCGCATGAGCATGCTCGGCACGGGCCAGGAGGCGTGGTTCGCGCAGTCGATGGCGGCCGCGCAGGGCACGCGCTGGAACGTGGTGGTGCAGCAGTTGCTGATGGCGCAGCTGCGGCTGGACGGTGGCACGCCACGCGAGCGCTTCTGGAATGACGCCTGGGATGGCTATCCCGCCGCACGTAACCGGCTGCTGCAGGCGATGCAGGCAGGCGGGCAGGGCAATGCCATCGTGTTGGGTGGCGACTGGCATTCCACCTTCGTCAACGACCTGAAGCTGGATTTCGACGCGGCCAGTGCGCCGGTCGTAGCCACCGAATTCATCGCTCCGGCGATCAGCAGTGGCGGCGACGACACGCCATACGGGCCGTACTACGGGCCGTCGATTCCGCAGAACCCGCATATCCGTTACTTCGACGGTGACCGCCGTGGCTGGTGGAAGCTGCAGCTGAACCGGCAGACCGTGGACGCGGAACTACGCTTCGCCGACAGCGTGCTGCGTGCGGACGCTGTGGTGCGCACCGCGGCGCGTTTCCAGGTGACCCACGGCCGCCCGGGCGCGGTCCCGGTGTAA
- a CDS encoding TonB-dependent receptor — MPSHAPLRRNLLALLVCASLPSLAAAETAPATDAQSATTLDSVSVIGRGEARQVQRVTAEDMKVLPPGANPLKLLATKPGVHFESADATGAYEWSTTISLRGFNQNRLGYTLDGIPLGNMAYGNSNGLHISRAVISENLGGAEVSTGIGALGTPSTSNLGGVFQFYSIDPSTEYGVVLAQSFGSDSARRSYARLDTGEHQGFAAYLSGVYSEGDKWKGKGSQELKQFNGKATYNFGTDSRITALFNASRRVEADYQDLSLEMIDRLGWDWDNYAPDWDRAVAAARGKFSGGVNSPWDAYYSGHGLRNDDLSSIAGDFGLNESMRLKVNVYNHSNRGQGHWFSPSNPSNPGTSREIPISIRTTEYAIDRTGVTSAFTWNVGGHELEAGLWYEDNGHSVQRNFYYIDGPITDDFFLRNPDQRVWHQRYTTITRQFYVQDRFRLFDDRLTIDIGAKSPHTRTSVRTPLGSYANNSSLTSKKGLLPQAGFNFKLNEGNEIFGSFAKNVAAYALGVGSPFNVPQAAFDASAKNLKPEQSRTIELGWRGYGRGYEASVAVYDVKFDNRLLAIAQCVGILGCPALFSNVGSVTSRGAEATLQLKPMQDLTWSNALSWNDSTYDNDYVNNGVVPTRGKTTVDTPEWMFASTLAWTPGPWDLRLAANHVGKRYVTYTNDVSVPSYWLVNASAAYDFGKLGPAQNLTVALNLTNLTDKRYLSSINTNGTYAADPTRSLATMQVGAPRQVMATATVRF; from the coding sequence ATGCCGTCCCACGCTCCGCTTCGCCGCAATCTGCTGGCCCTGCTGGTCTGTGCTTCGCTGCCGTCGCTGGCTGCCGCTGAAACCGCCCCCGCCACCGACGCACAGTCGGCCACCACCCTCGATTCGGTCTCGGTGATCGGCCGCGGTGAAGCGCGCCAGGTGCAGCGCGTGACCGCCGAGGACATGAAGGTGCTGCCGCCGGGTGCCAATCCGCTGAAGCTGCTTGCAACCAAGCCGGGCGTGCATTTCGAATCGGCCGATGCCACCGGCGCCTACGAATGGTCCACCACCATCAGCCTGCGTGGCTTCAACCAGAACCGCCTGGGCTACACCCTTGATGGCATCCCGCTGGGCAACATGGCCTATGGCAACAGCAACGGCCTGCATATCAGCCGCGCGGTGATCAGCGAGAACCTGGGCGGTGCGGAGGTCTCCACCGGCATCGGCGCACTGGGTACGCCGTCCACCAGCAACCTCGGCGGCGTGTTCCAGTTCTACTCGATCGATCCGTCCACCGAGTATGGGGTCGTGCTGGCACAGAGCTTTGGTAGTGACAGCGCACGCCGCAGCTATGCACGCCTCGATACCGGCGAGCACCAGGGCTTTGCCGCCTACCTGTCCGGCGTGTATTCGGAAGGTGACAAGTGGAAGGGCAAGGGCTCGCAGGAGCTGAAGCAGTTCAACGGCAAGGCCACCTACAACTTCGGAACGGACAGCAGGATCACCGCGCTGTTCAACGCCTCGCGCCGGGTCGAGGCCGATTACCAGGATCTGTCGCTGGAAATGATCGATCGCCTCGGCTGGGACTGGGACAACTACGCGCCGGACTGGGATCGCGCCGTCGCCGCCGCACGCGGCAAGTTCAGCGGCGGCGTCAACAGCCCGTGGGATGCGTACTACTCCGGCCACGGCCTGCGCAACGATGACCTGTCCAGCATTGCCGGTGATTTCGGCCTGAACGAGTCGATGCGCTTGAAGGTCAATGTCTACAACCACAGCAACCGTGGCCAGGGCCACTGGTTCAGCCCGTCCAATCCGTCGAACCCGGGCACCAGCCGCGAGATTCCGATCTCGATCCGCACCACCGAGTACGCGATCGACCGTACCGGCGTGACCTCGGCGTTCACCTGGAACGTCGGTGGCCACGAACTGGAAGCCGGCCTCTGGTACGAGGACAACGGCCACAGCGTGCAGCGCAACTTCTACTACATCGACGGCCCGATCACCGACGACTTCTTCCTGCGCAACCCGGACCAGCGCGTGTGGCACCAGCGCTACACCACCATCACCCGCCAGTTCTACGTGCAGGATCGCTTCCGCCTGTTCGATGACCGCCTGACCATCGACATCGGCGCGAAGTCGCCGCACACCCGCACCAGCGTGCGCACGCCGCTGGGCAGCTATGCCAACAACAGCAGCCTGACCTCGAAGAAGGGCCTGCTGCCGCAGGCCGGCTTCAACTTCAAGCTCAACGAAGGCAACGAGATCTTCGGTTCGTTCGCCAAAAACGTCGCCGCCTATGCGCTGGGCGTGGGCAGCCCGTTCAATGTGCCGCAGGCCGCCTTCGATGCCAGCGCGAAGAACCTGAAGCCGGAACAGTCGCGCACCATCGAGCTGGGTTGGCGTGGCTACGGCCGCGGCTATGAAGCCTCGGTGGCGGTGTACGACGTCAAGTTCGACAACCGCCTGCTGGCCATCGCGCAGTGCGTGGGCATCCTCGGTTGCCCGGCACTGTTCTCCAACGTCGGTTCTGTGACCAGCCGCGGCGCCGAGGCGACCCTGCAGCTGAAGCCGATGCAGGACCTGACCTGGTCCAATGCGCTGTCCTGGAATGACAGCACCTACGACAACGACTACGTGAACAACGGCGTGGTGCCGACCCGCGGCAAGACGACCGTCGACACCCCGGAATGGATGTTCGCCAGCACCCTGGCGTGGACCCCGGGCCCGTGGGACCTGCGCCTGGCCGCCAACCATGTCGGCAAGCGCTATGTGACCTATACCAACGATGTGTCGGTGCCGAGCTACTGGCTGGTCAACGCCTCGGCGGCCTATGACTTCGGCAAGCTCGGCCCGGCGCAGAACCTGACCGTAGCGCTGAACCTGACCAACCTGACCGACAAGCGCTACCTGTCCTCGATCAACACCAACGGTACCTACGCCGCCGACCCGACCCGCAGCCTGGCGACCATGCAGGTCGGCGCGCCGCGCCAGGTGATGGCCACCGCTACCGTGCGCTTCTGA